A DNA window from Candidatus Latescibacterota bacterium contains the following coding sequences:
- a CDS encoding helix-turn-helix transcriptional regulator: MTQQRLSELSGCTRQTIMALEQGKYVPSLSLAFRIAKVFSRGIEEVFSYQDG; encoded by the coding sequence ATGACACAACAACGTCTATCGGAACTCAGCGGTTGCACTCGCCAGACAATCATGGCTCTGGAACAGGGGAAATATGTACCCTCTCTCTCCCTTGCCTTTCGGATCGCAAAAGTATTTAGTCGTGGAATAGAGGAAGTCTTTTCGTACCAGGACGGCTGA
- a CDS encoding SpoIIE family protein phosphatase, translated as MSSQENKTNILKDENERLKAAIEELSILNDISTAINSTLSLEEIIELIVKKCVKHIGAEQGTVTLLDSMEQKNPFQTMIRQVDRSSDFLPLHLDTQITGWILVNRKPLLINDMESNEHVRIPKNEENPVNTLLSVPLLLKGRVIGSLNLFNRNTPGGFTDADKRLLSIIATQSAQVIENARLIEEEKSLLHLQEEMKMAFKIQMGLLPKEKPAIDGYDIAGKSIPAKTVGGDYYDFIMAGDGRIMICLGDVSGKGMPAALLMSNLQATFRGQDLSRHTPCEIMSRSNKLLFRSTDPDKFATFFFGLLDNTRHEFHYCNAGHNNPILTHKNGDHYFLDTGGLILGALEESTYTDTIISLAVGDTLLVFSDGISEARNPSDEEYCEERILEVLTKNPHLDAAGIVDHIINEVNTFADSRDQMDDMTVVAMKRLF; from the coding sequence ATGAGTTCACAGGAAAATAAGACAAATATTCTTAAAGATGAAAATGAACGCCTGAAGGCGGCGATCGAAGAACTTTCGATCCTTAACGATATATCTACCGCTATCAACTCGACTCTTTCCCTCGAAGAGATCATTGAACTGATCGTAAAGAAGTGCGTAAAACATATCGGTGCCGAACAGGGAACAGTCACGCTCCTTGACAGTATGGAACAAAAGAACCCCTTCCAGACGATGATACGTCAGGTTGACAGGTCGAGCGATTTCCTTCCTCTCCATCTGGATACTCAGATCACAGGCTGGATACTGGTCAACCGAAAACCGCTGCTCATCAACGACATGGAATCCAATGAACATGTCAGGATACCGAAGAATGAAGAAAATCCCGTAAACACCCTTTTGAGTGTACCCCTTCTCCTCAAAGGCAGAGTCATTGGATCGCTGAACCTCTTCAACAGAAACACGCCCGGTGGTTTCACGGATGCCGACAAGAGACTACTGAGCATTATCGCTACCCAGTCCGCTCAGGTGATCGAGAACGCAAGATTGATCGAAGAGGAAAAATCATTATTGCATCTCCAGGAAGAGATGAAGATGGCCTTCAAGATCCAGATGGGGCTCCTGCCCAAAGAAAAACCCGCGATCGATGGATACGATATTGCAGGAAAAAGCATACCAGCAAAGACTGTGGGTGGCGATTACTACGATTTCATAATGGCAGGAGACGGCAGGATTATGATCTGCCTTGGAGATGTATCCGGAAAAGGGATGCCCGCGGCACTTCTGATGTCGAATCTCCAGGCTACTTTCCGTGGACAGGACCTCAGCAGACATACACCCTGTGAGATCATGAGCAGGTCCAACAAACTACTGTTCAGAAGTACAGATCCCGACAAATTCGCCACATTCTTTTTCGGCCTTCTTGACAATACCAGACATGAATTTCACTACTGCAATGCTGGCCATAACAATCCTATTCTGACGCACAAGAATGGGGATCACTACTTCCTGGATACCGGAGGGCTTATACTTGGAGCCCTGGAGGAATCCACGTATACTGACACTATAATATCACTCGCAGTCGGCGATACACTCCTTGTTTTTTCCGATGGCATCTCCGAAGCCAGGAATCCTTCGGATGAAGAGTATTGCGAGGAGAGAATACTCGAAGTCCTCACCAAAAACCCTCATCTCGATGCCGCCGGGATAGTCGACCACATTATCAATGAAGTAAATACCTTCGCCGATTCAAGAGATCAAATGGACGACATGACCGTAGTCGCGATGAAGAGACTTTTCTGA
- a CDS encoding protein kinase, whose amino-acid sequence MIGSTISHYRIVEKIGEGGMGVVYKAQDTRLERDVALKFIHPSRISSARDRACFAREARSAAALDHQNICAIHEIEEFRGRTFIVMAYCEGVPLSDMTAGHHFTLEQALGVMRQILEGLSSAHDKGIIHRDIKPSNIVVEPEKLKVRITDFGLAREISAASSATMAGHSGTLEYASPEQVTDGTADTRSDVWASGVTFYELIAGRRPFEGEYAASIIYNILNSEPDLSTFPHGPAGDAAINIISRSLEKNPDSRYHDAGEMLNDLNAAYDLLDDEDRHVHIHPTPSNKIPAAWTLVIVVLAIIAVPLILWILSGSSFTPDSHPLGTIDTTGTILSEADIIFERGKATYDGGDQTTGITLIEQCIMMDPDHIEALKTLAAYYNASGDSKKAADYIDRAKKIAIGKGNSIDLLKCNIVEAYVWHDWNMAVRNLNSLLEEKPNDIRGHLNLGYIMSRYLRQFDEAIIHFRTALDLDPKNDLGMNGSAWNYIGNALLFSGRPEESIKAFRKYGELATGSPDPVNSLATAFYFSGNFHEAVRITGNAIKENRHNFKFFEVLGRSCLSLGQWERAVDSLNRYIGASPSQGYKAAGHVHLARLYLAQRDRRAFDREIESLLSISPGSLKARWLSGLACVRLDNDTAAAVNYLEEMRTIMTDPFVFNGIPCTKHLEGIILLAEGSLEEAIEKLEAAEFASPREFFYFGKELIRGLIEIGRIDRAEEKGTDLLSLNSNDYELLILMNSIYLKKGENGIASQYKERVLKVLENSDPGFFPLNDFISKSGL is encoded by the coding sequence ATGATAGGGAGTACGATATCCCATTATAGAATCGTCGAAAAAATAGGTGAGGGCGGAATGGGTGTGGTCTACAAGGCTCAGGACACCCGCCTCGAACGTGATGTCGCACTCAAATTCATTCATCCCTCCCGTATCTCGTCCGCACGTGACAGAGCTTGTTTCGCGAGGGAAGCACGCTCTGCGGCTGCACTCGATCATCAGAATATATGCGCGATCCATGAGATCGAGGAATTCAGAGGCCGGACCTTCATCGTGATGGCTTATTGCGAAGGCGTACCCCTCAGCGATATGACTGCCGGACACCACTTCACCCTTGAACAGGCTCTCGGAGTAATGCGTCAGATACTGGAGGGGCTTAGTTCCGCGCACGATAAGGGAATCATACACAGGGACATCAAGCCATCCAACATCGTCGTCGAACCTGAGAAGCTGAAAGTCAGGATCACCGACTTTGGTCTTGCCAGGGAAATCAGCGCGGCCTCATCTGCAACAATGGCCGGACATTCAGGAACGCTGGAATACGCTTCGCCGGAACAGGTAACCGACGGAACAGCTGATACGAGAAGTGATGTATGGGCGTCAGGTGTCACATTCTATGAACTCATTGCTGGCAGGCGGCCTTTTGAGGGAGAATACGCAGCATCCATCATATACAATATCCTTAATTCTGAACCGGACCTCTCCACCTTTCCACATGGCCCGGCGGGCGATGCCGCCATAAATATCATATCGAGAAGCCTGGAAAAGAACCCAGACAGCCGATACCATGATGCTGGTGAGATGTTGAACGATCTCAATGCTGCATACGACCTTCTGGATGACGAAGACAGGCATGTTCACATTCATCCGACCCCTTCGAATAAGATCCCGGCAGCCTGGACCCTTGTTATCGTTGTCCTCGCGATCATTGCTGTCCCGCTTATCCTATGGATACTTTCCGGCTCTTCCTTTACTCCTGACAGTCATCCTCTCGGTACCATAGATACGACCGGCACGATACTGTCCGAAGCAGATATTATCTTCGAGAGAGGAAAGGCCACTTACGACGGTGGTGATCAAACAACAGGAATCACCCTGATCGAGCAATGCATCATGATGGATCCCGATCACATAGAAGCTCTCAAGACCCTTGCTGCTTACTACAACGCCAGCGGCGACTCGAAGAAAGCAGCCGACTATATCGACAGGGCAAAGAAGATCGCTATTGGCAAGGGTAATTCTATAGATCTGCTTAAGTGTAATATTGTAGAGGCATACGTATGGCACGACTGGAACATGGCAGTAAGAAACCTGAACTCGCTTCTTGAAGAAAAGCCGAACGACATCAGGGGGCATCTCAATCTCGGATACATAATGTCACGGTATCTCAGACAGTTCGATGAAGCCATCATACATTTCAGAACAGCCCTGGACCTGGACCCGAAGAACGATCTTGGAATGAACGGATCTGCCTGGAACTACATCGGAAACGCTCTTCTCTTCTCCGGAAGGCCCGAGGAATCTATCAAGGCATTCCGGAAATACGGTGAACTGGCTACAGGGTCACCTGATCCCGTTAACAGCCTCGCAACTGCCTTTTATTTTTCAGGCAATTTCCATGAAGCTGTCCGGATTACAGGAAACGCGATTAAGGAAAACCGTCATAATTTCAAATTCTTCGAAGTACTTGGCAGATCCTGCCTGTCTCTTGGTCAGTGGGAAAGGGCCGTTGATTCTCTTAACAGATACATTGGCGCGTCTCCATCCCAGGGATACAAGGCGGCTGGCCATGTCCACCTGGCCCGACTTTATCTCGCACAACGTGATAGAAGAGCATTCGACCGAGAAATAGAAAGTCTTCTCTCGATATCACCAGGCTCACTTAAAGCGAGGTGGCTCTCTGGCCTTGCTTGCGTCCGACTTGATAACGATACAGCCGCAGCAGTAAATTATCTGGAAGAAATGCGCACCATCATGACTGACCCTTTTGTCTTTAACGGAATCCCGTGCACGAAGCATCTCGAGGGAATCATACTTCTCGCGGAAGGCAGTCTTGAGGAAGCCATCGAAAAACTTGAGGCTGCCGAATTCGCCTCGCCGAGAGAGTTTTTCTATTTCGGCAAGGAACTGATCCGTGGACTGATCGAGATAGGTCGGATAGATCGAGCAGAAGAAAAAGGCACCGACCTTCTTTCTCTCAATAGTAATGATTATGAATTGCTGATCCTCATGAACAGCATCTATCTGAAAAAGGGAGAAAATGGAATTGCGTCTCAATACAAGGAACGTGTATTGAAGGTCCTTGAGAATAGCGATCCCGGATTCTTCCCACTTAATGATTTCATATCTAAATCCGGACTTTGA
- a CDS encoding DUF2178 domain-containing protein, translating to MRRNITGGLIAAGLISRVIIIYITRTKKNEKRILVDERDREISRRAAEGSFHTLAIFVFFACIILHDNFLSEGSIPVEWMFLLAFATLILAHLTQSTISLLFYHRRDESSG from the coding sequence ATGAGAAGAAATATCACTGGCGGTCTCATTGCGGCAGGACTCATCTCACGGGTAATCATTATTTATATTACCAGGACGAAAAAGAACGAGAAGAGGATCTTAGTGGACGAAAGGGACAGAGAGATCTCCCGCCGTGCTGCGGAAGGTTCGTTTCACACTCTCGCGATATTCGTGTTTTTTGCCTGCATCATCCTTCATGACAACTTTCTCAGTGAAGGTTCGATACCAGTCGAGTGGATGTTTCTCCTCGCATTCGCTACTCTTATCCTTGCGCATCTGACCCAGTCAACCATCTCTCTCCTTTTCTATCACAGGAGGGACGAATCCAGTGGCTAA
- a CDS encoding energy transducer TonB → MLTVNAKFKGDYKLYIGRAVLGAIAIHFALFYLIPPFTFSPYRLAEQPVFDVIKMEPIIEIEEPPEVKAPALVPVVKVGAGEVEDEPFFPRTMTPDIFKNQFNAPILQETVPVYYAFDKSPVLIRSVRPEYPELARLAGVEGDVLIKALLGTDGKVISAVIIHSSVTSVLERAAIAAVMQFLFEPARQGVVPVQASIAVPVSFRLN, encoded by the coding sequence ATGCTGACTGTTAACGCGAAGTTCAAGGGTGATTATAAACTCTATATAGGACGTGCGGTGCTAGGCGCGATAGCAATACATTTCGCCCTGTTCTATCTTATTCCCCCGTTCACATTTTCTCCATACCGACTGGCAGAACAACCAGTATTCGATGTTATAAAGATGGAACCCATAATAGAGATAGAAGAACCACCAGAGGTCAAGGCACCTGCTCTTGTTCCGGTTGTCAAAGTCGGGGCAGGGGAGGTGGAGGATGAACCGTTTTTCCCCAGAACCATGACTCCGGATATATTCAAGAATCAGTTCAATGCTCCGATCCTTCAGGAGACGGTCCCAGTCTATTATGCCTTCGACAAGAGCCCGGTACTAATTAGATCGGTCAGACCGGAATATCCCGAACTGGCCAGGCTTGCCGGTGTTGAGGGGGATGTCCTGATCAAGGCTCTCCTGGGAACCGATGGCAAGGTAATTTCGGCTGTGATAATTCACTCCAGCGTTACATCTGTACTGGAGAGGGCTGCTATCGCTGCGGTTATGCAGTTTCTCTTCGAGCCCGCAAGGCAGGGAGTGGTCCCTGTTCAGGCCAGCATCGCTGTGCCAGTCTCGTTCAGGCTGAACTGA
- a CDS encoding PHP domain-containing protein, whose translation MPYVPLHVHSINSAYSGMFTPTEIISRAAFLGMDAVALTDKWTAIGHYEFANEAKIAGIKAIFGVEIRHLSLTGNSGTYHLTLLAENDRGYRNIIDLIQKHHEKEKLEYVTEQELVLHREGLIALTGCLKGETSQAVLHGNLPRERAVVDKLVTIYGSGNVFLEIMNHNVEKEQFIIEQFSILSRKMGVALVTTNNDRFALREDASAYSTLRKISGDTNEYDTEENHPEYFLKRKKELDPFFYGYSDALEESGRIAGRCEFDLLMEDRIEFSSDKDSEKTLAEMSDRRFLLAFHNRRKDEIAELRTMMQDEIKSAGREDLSGFILFLRKLLDGFRRRGVRLEIIGSEILDSLVAFLLDIIPLNPVEHGLLFESFNAPGKGVPPQLELIKPKGAREVFMLALKSMLPKSGVFNQVVREEMSLVTLVKTIMEHSDLADETSKAISEALSSVRKKDSLQDLLDNSDQLARMYNGNNEVRMILRGAESLRGRVHHFNLNTSRVVVLPEKMEDYLACITGSNGEEFCMVDSRAIKAIGGWTVVVQRSHFLAALDDTFHMLGFDGGGDDDGEKERSPSVGMPPTLDDTTTYEMISRGDTTGVYLLESRGIRDLLMKTQPMDFEGLVNVISLYRPAPLEGRLWQKYLENAGKKGKVLLPHHSLSGALESTSGLLLFKQQIREILKDSAGITGERAERIEIAVSKKEAGSLLGARLDFIRGAMEKEINEEDAQKIFDFLLHNTGFTYDRAFSCAQAYISYRTAWLKANHHDEYFAGLLNNTGDTKERQKSYLDYLAGINKEVFSPDINSSGLQYEIVPGGIRSPLNESGGLGDEQLAVILDERENNGPFGNLVDFMERLSHKLAMDSVNDLIDSGLFDFLMTTHSELKDVTLAFYEKHARAGDFFKHRQPSQKDRNSGSGQLSFFDDEPD comes from the coding sequence ATGCCCTACGTTCCACTGCATGTCCACAGTATAAACAGTGCGTATTCAGGAATGTTTACTCCGACCGAGATCATTTCAAGGGCGGCATTTCTTGGAATGGATGCGGTAGCCCTCACAGATAAATGGACGGCGATCGGACATTATGAATTCGCGAATGAAGCGAAAATAGCGGGAATCAAAGCTATATTCGGCGTTGAGATCAGGCATCTCTCCCTGACGGGTAACAGCGGGACATACCATCTGACTCTTCTGGCGGAAAACGACAGAGGTTACAGGAATATCATTGACCTGATACAAAAACATCACGAGAAAGAAAAGCTGGAATATGTCACGGAGCAGGAACTGGTCCTTCACAGGGAGGGATTGATAGCTCTGACCGGCTGTCTGAAAGGCGAGACCAGCCAGGCCGTATTGCACGGAAATCTGCCAAGGGAGAGAGCGGTCGTCGATAAACTCGTAACGATATACGGCAGTGGGAACGTCTTTCTTGAGATCATGAATCACAACGTGGAAAAAGAGCAGTTTATCATAGAGCAGTTCAGCATTCTCTCAAGAAAAATGGGAGTGGCGCTGGTAACAACGAATAATGACAGGTTTGCTTTGAGAGAGGATGCGTCTGCATATTCCACTCTCAGGAAGATCTCGGGCGATACGAATGAGTATGATACAGAGGAAAATCACCCGGAATATTTTCTGAAGAGGAAGAAAGAACTCGACCCGTTTTTCTACGGATATTCAGATGCTCTGGAAGAATCAGGAAGGATCGCCGGGAGATGTGAATTCGACCTTCTCATGGAAGACAGGATAGAATTCAGCTCAGACAAGGATTCTGAGAAAACACTTGCCGAGATGAGTGACAGAAGATTCCTTCTTGCCTTTCACAACAGGAGAAAGGATGAGATCGCGGAACTCAGGACGATGATGCAGGATGAGATAAAAAGTGCGGGGCGAGAGGATCTGTCCGGGTTTATCCTGTTTCTGAGAAAACTTCTGGACGGGTTCCGCAGAAGAGGTGTCAGGCTGGAGATCATAGGCAGCGAGATCCTCGACAGTCTTGTAGCCTTTCTGCTTGATATAATTCCTCTCAATCCTGTCGAGCACGGCCTGTTATTCGAATCGTTCAACGCGCCGGGGAAGGGTGTACCACCGCAGCTGGAATTGATCAAACCGAAGGGCGCGAGAGAAGTCTTTATGCTTGCCCTGAAGTCTATGCTTCCGAAAAGCGGTGTATTCAACCAGGTGGTACGGGAGGAGATGTCGCTTGTCACGTTGGTCAAGACGATAATGGAACACTCTGACCTGGCGGATGAGACCAGCAAAGCGATCTCTGAGGCACTGTCCTCGGTGAGGAAGAAGGATTCACTTCAGGACCTGCTCGACAATTCGGATCAGCTTGCAAGGATGTATAACGGTAATAATGAAGTGAGAATGATTCTTCGCGGGGCTGAATCTCTCAGGGGAAGAGTGCATCATTTCAATCTGAACACTTCCAGAGTCGTAGTATTGCCCGAGAAGATGGAGGATTATCTGGCCTGCATCACAGGTAGTAACGGGGAAGAGTTCTGTATGGTAGATAGTAGGGCGATTAAGGCTATTGGCGGCTGGACGGTAGTTGTCCAGCGCTCTCATTTTCTTGCCGCTCTCGACGACACCTTCCATATGCTGGGGTTTGATGGTGGTGGCGACGATGATGGAGAAAAGGAAAGGAGCCCCTCTGTCGGGATGCCTCCCACTCTCGATGATACGACGACTTACGAGATGATATCCCGGGGAGACACCACCGGTGTATATCTTCTGGAAAGCAGGGGGATAAGGGATCTGCTGATGAAGACCCAGCCCATGGATTTCGAGGGACTCGTCAACGTGATCTCATTGTACAGGCCGGCACCGTTGGAAGGAAGGCTGTGGCAGAAGTATCTGGAAAACGCTGGAAAGAAAGGGAAAGTGCTGCTTCCACATCATTCGCTTTCAGGAGCGTTGGAGAGTACCAGTGGGCTGCTTCTTTTCAAACAACAGATAAGGGAGATACTCAAGGACTCAGCCGGTATAACCGGGGAACGCGCGGAGAGAATCGAAATAGCTGTTTCGAAGAAGGAGGCAGGTTCGTTACTCGGGGCAAGGCTGGATTTTATAAGAGGAGCTATGGAGAAGGAGATAAATGAGGAGGATGCTCAGAAGATCTTCGATTTCCTCCTGCATAACACAGGATTTACTTACGACAGAGCCTTCAGCTGCGCCCAGGCTTACATAAGCTACCGGACAGCCTGGCTCAAGGCAAATCATCACGATGAGTATTTTGCCGGACTTCTGAATAATACAGGTGACACGAAAGAGAGGCAGAAGAGCTACCTCGATTACCTTGCAGGTATCAACAAGGAAGTATTTTCGCCCGATATAAATTCAAGCGGGTTGCAGTACGAGATAGTGCCTGGGGGTATAAGGTCGCCCCTGAACGAATCGGGAGGACTCGGCGACGAGCAATTGGCTGTCATCCTGGATGAAAGAGAGAATAATGGACCTTTCGGAAATCTTGTCGATTTCATGGAGAGGCTTTCTCACAAGCTGGCTATGGATTCAGTGAATGACCTTATTGACTCTGGCTTGTTTGATTTTCTGATGACCACACACTCCGAATTGAAGGATGTGACACTCGCTTTTTATGAAAAACACGCAAGGGCAGGTGATTTCTTCAAGCACAGGCAGCCTTCCCAGAAAGACAGGAATAGTGGTTCCGGGCAGCTTTCCTTTTTCGATGACGAGCCGGACTGA